The DNA window GTCGAGAACCTGATTGCGGAAACTGGCGGCCCGGATTTTCTTATTCACCAGGATCTGCTCGATCTGGCGTTCGCCAAAATCATCGGCAAGGAGCGCGGCAGTTGCATCGTCGATGTACCGCTCGTCGAGCTCGAGCCTGATCCGGTTGTCCGGGTCGAGCGTCTCGCTCAGGCCCTGATTGACGATCGCGACGAAATCATCGCCATCGAGCGTGCGCACCGATTTTCCGCGCAGCGTCCTCCCAGCATCGCCAGGACGGGCCATCTCGCGAAGGAAGCGTTCGGCAAAGCGTCCGTCCTTGTCGCGGTAGGACACCGCATCATCGAAGGGTAGATAGTCCCTGACGCGCGCGTAGTAATGGGTTGGATCAGCCTCATCGGGATCGATCCGCTCAACGAAGGCGGTCGCGATATAAGCCATCCGGCCGCCCGATACCCGGGTTTCACGGTAAAGGATCCAGTCGTTCTCGAGCTGGCGGGCCTGAGGAAGATATTGCGAGGGGAAATGATACCGCTCGGTAATGAGGTCGTCGTAGCGCGAATTGCCGCTGATCTCGAATACACCCTTCACCGGCAACGCTCCGCACTTCTCTCGAACAGGCATCGTGCCTGGTAACGCGGAAATCGTCCAGGCTGTCGGTGATCAAATGCCGATTTCAAAAGGCTTTACCCTTTCCTTCATGAGTTCGGGCTTGTCACTTGCAGGCGAAGCGCTGCCAACATCCTTGTCTTGTGATAGGCCCTTGGCCGCTGCCGCCTTGAGCCTTTGCGTTACTTCGAATGCCGATGCTTTCTCGCCGCTGTTGGACTTGATAGCCCGGCCGAGTTTCTCGGCATTATCTGCAATCAGCGTAAGGCCGTCGCGAAGCCGGGTGACCGTGACCAGGAAGGTCTGCCGATTGGCGAGATTGCGTTCGCGGCTGTCCATCACCGCGATCCCGCGATCAGAGGTCAGTCCCTGCGCCATATGCGCATTGAGGGCATAGGCGAGGTCCATGCGTTTGAGCATGGGGTCGCCGCGGCTCAGGCGGAGCTCCTTGCCCGCTGATGTCTCCACCAAGACGCCCTTTGTGTCGATGGCCACGATCCTCGCCTGGTCGGCGTTGAACAGCCCGCGCTTATGGTCGTTGTCGGTCCAACGGATCTTGTCACCCTCGATGATGGATATCGATTTGCGGTCGAAGAGCGACAGCCGGCTATCGTCTGCGCCCGGCCGCAAACGCGCAGGATTGAAATTGCGCAGACGCCCCTTCCTGTCCTCAAGCACGAGCTGCTTGCGCGCTTGGTCGATGGTTTTGACGGTGTAGTCGCCTTTGGAGAGTTTCTGGGTGCTGTCGCGCGAGCGGAAATTGAGAACCATGCCCCGTTGGTATGTGCGAAGGTATCGCAACTCTTCGTGCGTCACATTCACCCGAGAATGAATGGTCAGCCGGCCCGATCGTGGGCCGAGCTCGCCGTTGGCCTTGAGTCCGCGCTGGACAGCCTCGTTAACCGCAGACCGTAAAGCCCGTCCCGACGCGTAGATCGACGTCCGATCCCGATCCGCCGGGCTGAGCGAAAGCCACTTTTCGGCAGCAACAATCGCACTGTCGCCGCGTGCCTCGATGGTTGAAGGAGCAAGAGCCCGGAGCGCATCGTCGATGCGTCCCTCCTGCGCGGCGGCCTGGGCTCGCCGCAGGATGGGATCGCGGCCGCGCAAATTCACATCCATGTTGGCGCGCTCGATCCCGGCCTGCTGGACGAGGTCGAAGGGTTTACCCGCATCGACGGCGCCTAGCTGTCGCTTGTCACCGACGAGAACCAGACGATGGATTTCCGCTAGGTTTGCCAGCCGCACCAGCTTGGCCTTGTCCTCGTTCGACACCATCGACGCCTCGTCGAGCACCAGGACATGGTCTCCGAGCGCACTCCGAGCCTCGCTCAGCAACGTAGCATTTCCCGGCTCGTGCAGAAGCCTGCCCCATTGGGCGAGAAAGCGGGCAATGGTCATCGAACGGATGCCGGTGTCGCGCTCGAGCATCTGGACGAGCGTGTTCTGCACCGCGAGCCCCAGCACCTGCTTGCCTTCCTCTCGGAGCAGCTGGGCGACCGGCTTCATCACGCTGCTTTTGCCCGCCCCGGCTATGCCCTGGATCGCTACGATCCGGTCACGCGATGAGAGCACAAGACTCGCCGCATTCCTCTGCCCTTCGTTGAGCGAAATTCCGTGGTTGATCGCGGCAACTGCCTGAACCCGTTCTGCGGCGTCCGGCCGATTCAGGATGGGCAACACCGCACCTCGTCCCTGGTCGACGTTCGCGAGAATGGTGCTTTCAAGGTCAAGCGCCTCGCGGCTCGCCAACCAGCCTTTGTGTTCGCCTTTGCCGGGCTCAAGTGCGCCGCTTCTGACCAATGCGTTCACACGGGTTTCGACGTGATCCACCGTCGTCGGTAGCCCAAAATCGAGCGCCGCTTTCAGCAATCCCTCACGGGGAAAGGCTGCCTCGCGCTGCGAGAGATGACGCACCGCGGAAGCAACAGCCTGCGCGGCCGCGATGGTCGGTGCATCCTGCTTGAGGACATGGGCAGGGATCAGTGGATCAGTCGGATCGCCCTTGATCCGCTGCGCGAACTCTCTCAGCTTCGCAATTCCACGCTGAAGAAGGCTCCCTTCTTTCGATCTGGGAATGTCCTTCGTTGCAGCCCGCATCTGCGACGCATCGATCAAGCGGGCAAGGTCAATTCCGACTTCTTGGGCTTTCTGCCGCCACGCATCGAGAAGGCCTTCCCGGTCCCTGACGGGCGCCTTGCTTTTCCTCGTATCGAGCACAGCAATGTCGCGGGTTTTCGGGGTGTTCTCGCCCAGCTGGCGTACCGCGTCGAGGACTTCTTCGCGCCGCGTGGAAAAAGCCATGACCTGCTCGCGGGCGATGCCCGCTGCTTCGAAATTGCCATGCTTTCCAACCGGCTCTGCTTCGTAGCCCATTTTCTCGACCGCCAGACGAAAGCGCGCCATGGTCATCGAGTTGAGCAGGGTGTTGAACGACCAAAGCTTGTCATTGCGAAGCGCGCGCCACTTCCCGTCGCTGCCTTGCGTGACATTTGCCACGACCGCATGAAAATGCAGGTTCGGCTCTTGGTTGCGGTTGGTGTCGTGCTGGAAAAGACCAATCGTCAGGTTATCGGTCGCAACCTTCCCGTAGCCAGCCTGACTGCCCATCCGGGTCTGCGCCGCGTTCTTTTCTGCCCAGCGCAAGGTCTCGATGACGGCCTCGCGATAGGCATCGATTATCCGCTGGTCGCCGCCCACCAGCGCAAGCAACGACCAGCTTTTGGGCAGTGAGAATGTGAGGTCGGTTCCCGGCCTGTGGGCTTGGCCCGCATTGCCGACCTGGATACCATCGGGAAGTTCTCCCCGCAGCAAGGCATCGAACTGCTCGGCATTGACGCGGCCCTCAAGGCCAAGTCGTTCCGCTCCCTTCCCGACCCATGTTCCGGAACGATCGGCATCGGCGCCGGTGTAGTAATTGTCTGCCGCGAAATAGCTCGCGGCAGCCGAAGGGGAGCGCACATTGGCGACGGAAAGCATCCAGTTTGGTCCTCGTCACGGCTCCCCTCGTGGCCGAGTAATCCCTCCCCATTTGCCTTTCACATGTCGGGCTCGAACTCGCCGAAATCCTTTTCCGGAGGATCTGCGACCGCACCTTCACGCAGGTCTTTCTCGACCGGCGTGAGAGATTGGTGCCCACTGGTCACCGCGCGAGCTTGGGGCGTCGAACCGCCCTTTCCAGCTGCGTCATCGCCGGCGGTTCCTGGTTCGGACGGATGCTGTTCCGCGCCCATTGCTGGTGCATCCTCACCGGTTTGCACTGCGGCGAGAGGTAGCGTTGGACCTGCATCCAGATGCGTATCGGACCGGGTTTCCGCACCGAGATCACCAGCCGCGCGCCCTGCATTGAGCTTTTCAAGCGGCACAGGCTCCTGCCGATCCTGCGGTTCATCGGCGACACGGCGCTGCCCCTCCAAGTCAAGTTTGAGCTGCTTTGTATCGACAGGCTTACCAGCACCGTCATCGTTCGAAGCGGGATGCTCGTCATTCGGTTTCGAACCCGGTTTTGCTTGGGGCGTCATTGCCGCAGGACCCTGGCCAGGCTTTATGAGCGGTTTCTCGCGGGCGATGAAACCTTCGGCAATACGGCCACGCGTCCGCGGAATGAGCGAAACCGGCGCAGCGGGGAATCCATCAGGAAATTTGATGTAGGCCGACAACCTCGGAAGGTTCATGAACTGGTCGGGCAGGAGCAATGGCTCGATCTGCCGCCTCGGCGTCAGGCTGACTGCGTCGCGCGCATTGTTGTACCCATAGCTGTAGCCTTCTTCCATGTCGCGCACCTGCCGATGGCCGATGAAATCGGAGCACCAGGTCGCCGTTTCGCGATCGGCTGTCGCCAGAATGAGCTTGGTGCGCGCAAGCGAGGACAGTGTCATGGCCATGTTCTCCCCGTAGACTTCCTTGAGCTTGGCAAACGCATGCACCCCGGTGACGATCGCACCGCCAAAATTGCGCGCGGTTTGCAGTCCCTTTTCAAGCGCCGGTAGTCGGTGAAGGGCGCCGAGCTCGTCGATCAGAAACCACATCCGCAGGTCCTGTGTGCGCTCGAGCGTCATGAGCGTATTCATCGCCGTGTCGAGCCACAGCGTCAGCAACTGCGAGGAGATGCTCATGTCGACATAGCGGGCAGAGAGGAACAGGATCGAGCCCGCCTGGCAGTCGCCTTTGACCCAGTGGCGGACCGAAAAGCGCGGTCCGGATGAGGGCAAAAGCTTGAGCACTTTCGCATTCGCATTGAACACAGCGCGGATCGATTCCGCCATGCGGGCCGCTTCCGGAGCGGTCAGCGGATCGGCCATGGTACCGCGCATCAGCTTATGCACTTCGGACAGGTCAGCGGTCATCAGCCGCCGTGCCAAAGCCTCGTTGGTTGTAGCGCCGGTACGGGCAAGATGGAGACACATCTCGACGAACAGCATGCGCGCCGCAAGCACCCAGAATTGTTCGGAACCACCCCCGTCATGGGGCACGAGCGCTTCAGCAGCGGCGTGAAACTCGGCTTCCGTCGTGCAGTCGTTGAACACGCTCCACAGCGGACACCGAACATCGACAGGATTGAGAATGATGTCGCGCGCGGGATCGTAGAAGGCTTCGATAAAGGCCCCTGTAAGGTCGAAAATGACCGCGCGCTGGCCGCGTTCACGTGCTTCGGCCACAAGTTCGGTGAGCGCCACGGTCTTGCCGGTTCCGGTCGTGCCAATGAGCATGGCGTGGCTCTGCTCGAGCCGCCACGGCCAGCTTACACCGGCGAGACGTGCGGGTTGGTAGTGGCCCGCTTCCGCGAGCGCCGACGAGCTCGCAAGCCGCCACTTCCAGCCGAACTTGCGCCCCAGTTCTTCGGCCCGGAATGCCTTGTTGTGACGCTCGATTTCTTCTTCGAGTTCGTCGAGCGAAACCAGCATCGCGCCGCGCTCGTGCTTGCGCTCCTTCGACCGCCCGCCAAAGCGCTCGGCGAACCACCAGAAGAACACGACGGCCGGGATCAGCAGTACCGCTGAGACCAGCAATCCCTGCTTCACTGCCGTACGAAACGCCTCGACCGCCTCGCGCATCGGCGGGAACTCACGAACGATGCCAAACGGGAGGCCGACCCTTTCGCCGTCAAGCAGTTCAAGGTTGACCAGCTTGGCCGGATCGAACTCCATGAAGGCATAGAGACTGGCGTAGATATGCATCCAGACCAGGTAGATCTGGTGATCACTCAGAGCCGACCGCACTTCCCAATAGCAGGTGCCGACCGCTACCAGGCCGGTGACAATCAAGGGGCCCTTCAGGCCGGCTGCAAACATGAAACCAAAGTGGCCGAGCAACTGGCTCCCGCGGGTGAAGTTCAGGAGATTATGCTTCATGGGATTGGCCTCCCATGTTTGCGTTGACGGGGAGGCCAAGACGCTCCAGGCGTCGCCGGTACGCCTCGTGAGTACGGTCGCGCAAACTCGCGTCAGAATGGCTGGCCAGAAGCGCATCGAGCGCCACCGAAATGAAGATTGCCTGTCGCGCGGGATCGAGCCCTGCGGGCCTGTCCTTCGCCTCGTTATCGCGCTGCCACGCTGCGACGATTAGGTCACGGATAAAGACGCTGACACTTACGCCATGGTCCGCGGCACACTGGCGAACCCAGTTACCAACGGAGAGAGACACGAATGTCTGAAGCCGATCTTGTCGGGTCATGAAACAGGTTCCTTGTCGGGCCGACGGAACCTGGCTCACCTTGCGGAAGGTGCCGATGAGAATAAATCGTGAACAACTCGCAGTCAATCTAAAGATTCTGACGATATTTCAAAGTGATAGATGGATGTGAGTTGTCAGCGGATCGGCGCAAAGCCGCTCTACTCGCAGACGGGTTGATTTCGCCCAAAACCACATTCTTTAGCAATAACAGAAAGATAAATCCCGAAATCGCGGGGTACGGTGTGCTGTCAAGTTCCAATGTGCGCGGACGTTTCCGGTCACTTCGGCGATCCGTACAATGCACTGAATTGTTTAAGTTATAATCGGAGCGAGAGCCGTCGAGGTTTTGAGGGCAAACCGAGATTGTCGCTTTAAGCAGCATCGGGCTATCGATTAGCCTTAGCTGCCCGAAATTTGTGCGGTCCAAGGCACACACGTTTTGGGTGTGATTTTTCCCGCGGCTCCAGTCTGAAAGCGTCAGTCTCGACAGAGACGCTTGACCGATCTGAGGTGATTTGGGTCTACCGTTTCGATCATTTCTAGAAGCAAGCTAGCTGCCCCTTTTGTCTCCTCGATGGTCATGGATGAAAACGAGAGCAAGTCATCAAGATTATCAGAATGAGACTCAACCTGCGCGAGCCGCTCAAGGCCGGTCAGCCTGTCCCGATCCAAATCTTTATGGTCAGAACAAAGCTGATCTAGTTGCCCTGGCAGTCCCGATGAGCCGGGACATTTGAAGGCGAGAAAAACGTCCAACACTCGCCGCATAACGTTCGGCATCATGTACGAGTGATCATGATAATCTGCCTCGGACAGCGCGAAATCGATCACATGTTTGAAGAGAAAATGATACTCAGAGTCGTATTCCCTCAACAGCCGTGACATCTCCATGAAGTGCGACTGTCGCTCTCCGTCGGGGCCTTCTTTCTTGACATCGAGGTACAAAAATGTGGCGGTTGGATCCTTACCGTCTCGCGGTCGCGCTCGGTTTTTCCAAGCCTTTTTGAACTCATTCATACATTGAAGATTGTGGGTCAATATGATCACCTGGCTGGCGGTCGCCAAGCGAGATCGGATTAGTGCGCACGCGTAGTTCAGGGCTTTGGTGTCGAGGCTTGAGACGGGATCATCTACAACGACGATCATATCCTTGAGATTCTTCCCGTCTGACTCGATTGACGAGAGGAAATAGGAAATAGCAATCGCTGTCTTTTCGCCCTCGCTAGGCGTGCCTTCTATGGGCCTCGAATGCCTTAAGAGCTCGTAGCCTTCATCGATCGGATGTATCTTCAGTTCGCCGTGTCCCAGGTAGGCTTCGATGAGAGCGTTGATCACGTTGGCGGCGGGGCCGTGCTCTCTGATTTGAGTTTGAAAAGCCGCGATATCGACGTCCAGCTCGGCTATTTTGGTTACCGCCTCCTCGTAGTCCTTCTGGGCGTCGGCGACTTCAGTTACGTGACCCCGAATTTCTTCAATCGCGTCAGCGATGAAGTGCTTTCGGACTGACACCTCGGCTGCCGACTTGTGCTGCGCAAACTCGGCTCTAATCGCGTTGTGACGTTCCACTACACGATTGTAAGACGCAACCGCCATGATGAGCTTTTCACTTGCCGTCTTGACGGCCTTTTCAGACTCTAGCGCTGACGTTTCAGACGCCTGGGCAGGCGATGCAATTTTCTGATCAAGTGTGCGTTCAAGGCTTCTGAGCATGCTGATCAAAAGAGCTAGAGCCTCTTCGTACTCGGTCCGCGAAGTCGATGCCCGTTCCTGAAGTTCGCCGACAAACTCAGCCCTCCTATGAAGGGCATCTCGTGTGGCTTCGAGGTCAGTGATAAGCTGGGCCAAGCGAGCCTTTGACTGAGTAAGCTGCCCGATGAATTTGTCGACTTTTTCGTCCAGAGCGGCGTCCAATGTGGACCGTCTGTCACTCGTCAATCGATTACCGCAAAACAAGCATTCGTCGAGGTCATTAGCTACGTGATATTCCAACCCCTGCTTGAGCCACATCAGCATATCGGGGTGTCGCTGCAATTCCTCCAATGCGATCATTGAGATTGATTGTTCACACAAACTTCGCACGAAGTTGTAAGCGGAACCTACCCTCTCAACATTTACGGTCAGCGGCGACAACTCTGGCATCGGAGTTTCAGCTCTGCAGGTCTCTTGTGCCGCCTTAAGCTCGTCCGCAGAAAGCGACTTAAGGCTCTCATCGCGCCATGTCTGAAAATCCTGCATAAGCGCGGGAGCTTCATACCGGCGGTTTGCCAAATGTAGCGACGATGCGATTAGCTTTGCCCGCTCCCGTTTGAAAGTTCCGAAGGACTTCTCCTTGGTCCGATGCAACTCTCCAAGCTGGTCCTTCTTCTTAAGCCATTCGCCTCGTTCGGCTTCACGTTTTTCTAGTTCACGGGAGGCATCAGCCTGTTTCGAGCCAATGAAAAAGACCGGACTTACAAGACCCTCAGCCCACCTGAGGTTGCGGTCGATGTAGTCGTTATTGAAAACTACGACATGCTTCGAGAATGCGTCAAACTCTTCACCGCTCGTGGCGATTTGCCCATTTTCGAAGGCTATCTGGAAAGTTGCGCCTTCTGGAAGTTTGGCGGCACCAGACCCAAGTTCCAGGGCGGCCAAAATCCGCGAAAGTGTACTCTTCCCAGAGCCGTTAAATCCGTAGACTAGGTTGTATTTTCGAAGATTGAGGGACGCGTCGCTTGCCGAACGGTTGGCAAGAATTCCTGCGCAATTGAGCGCCTTGAGATTTGCAATTCTCATCTCGAGACTTTGCTAGCAGCACCTTTCTGACGGATCAAAGTATCGCGAGACTAGATTTAGGTTAGGATAGCAACTCAAATACGAGCTGGTCGATCTCTTCTGTTAGCTGCGCCGACGATAGTTCGTTTCTGATATCTCTCCGTTGAGCCGAAAAATGGACCTCTTCTCGAAGAGGCAACGAGGTGGCTATGCGTTCCGCCTCCTCACCCAACTCCGCCAGTCTGGAAAGCGTTGGAATCTGAGCATCGTATTCCGGAATAGGCAACTTCCAAACGTGCTTGTGAATGTCGCGCTCGTCCTTGCCATAAGACATAAGCGGGCGCACAAACTCAGTTGTAACTGGGCTGTTAAGCACAGCGAGTAGATACCTAGCCTCTTCCTCAGAAGTGACTGCGCACCAGTAGAGTTTGTTATTCACCAACCCTTGTACGTCGGAAAGTATCGCAGCCGCGAGGTGCATTCCTGAAGTGTTGTAGACAACACGCAGCCTAGGTTGAGGGAGTTGCGCGGACAGCTTCCTCATATAGTCAAGCTGCTGAGACAGTGTTAGCGCATCAGATTTTCGGTTGTCCTCCCAAATCTGGCTGGCGGTGCGCCACCACGCAGCGAGACCAGGAAAACGACCCATCTCCTCGCTAGTCTCCATAAGGTGTTGGCCGTCAAACGGTACAATGCCCAAGAGTGGATTGGTCAGCCTGTAAGGCAGCAAGGTTTCGCCAGAGTAGATTGGGTTTACGAACCGCTCCTCAACAACTCCGCCCAAGTCGGGTACATCGCGCCAAGGTTTCTTCTCCGTTGCACTTCTCGATGATTGCACTGGAACACTTCCAGCCGCTATTCCCAATGGTCCGGCGTCTTGCCGATCGACGAAAAATAGCACTCGTGGAGAGAATATGGCTCCCTGCCTGAAACGTGAAGCATAAGGTGAAGAACCCCCCGCGCGTACTGTGACGTTGCTTTGCTCCTGCGTTAGCCTCTGGCCTATCGTTGACAAGGAAGTCCCAGCGTTTCGGATATTGCCCGCAAAATTTACAACAGCCGTTGGCATCTCTTGTGCTTCGTTGGGGTCTCTTGATCCGAAAATCACACTCGAACCACGCGGGAAGAAATGAGGTCTAATCCTCCGCAAATCCCATGAATGATCGAATGCGATTAGGGTTCTGCTATCCCCGGCTACATAGTGACCACGCCGGAAGCCGGCATAATGCTCGCGATCCACCACGGCATTTGGCATCACGAAAGCGAATGTACCTTGATCGCTTAGATACAGTTCGACCGCCCTCACAACGAATAGAGCGGAAAGGTCCTGGTGCGTGGCGTTTTCAGCGCCCGCCCAAAGCCCGCGCTCCTCTTCCATCTGCCGGAACCGCGCCTGCATATCACTGGGCATGTGTCTAAATGCGAGCCACGGAGGGTTTCCGACTAGCCGATCAACCCGATTTTCGCGCCTCGCCATCCACAGAGGGCGGGCGAGGTTCCTGATGTAGTAGCTCCAGATGTGGTTGCGCCCTTCATCGTGAAGGCTGCACATCGTTCGGAATGTGGCGGTCACGGTGTCACGAGCCGCTGTCGGGACAGCGTGTCGTTGGAAGAGTGGAGAGAGGTTCGGAACCTGCGAACCGCTGGGACGGGAAGAGGCCAACTGCGCCATCTCTTCTACGAGACGATCGAAAGCGAGGGCGTCTGCAAGTAACCCATCAGGAAACCTTAGCTCGGTAGAAAACAGCTCAGCATGGTCTTCAACTGCGACCACCATATCGCCAGCATTCCAAAGCGAATTCTGAATGCCGCCCCATTGGACCGAGTCGCCCAAGTAGATCGGAATATAAACGGCTCCGCGCTCAGGATGACGGAGCAAGTCCTGTCCAATCGCTAGCAAGTAGGTGACCCGAGCTAGTGTGACCGCAACTGGATGCAGGTCCATTCCTATCACCGCACGGCTTACACCACTGATCATTTCTGCGACGGACAAGTCCGCTTCGCGAGCCGCAGCGAGATATCGTCGGACGGAATGGAAGAGAAATGTTCCAGAGCCACAGGACGGGTCTAACACCCTTCTGTTTAGCGGATCGTCGATCGCCTCATTGACGACAAGTTCCGCCAACCAATCAGGGGTATAATATTCTCCGAGACGCTTACGCGTTTCTGGGCCGATAACGCTCTCATACAGCGTTTTGAGAACATCTTGTTCGACAGCTGCCCAATTGAAGCGCGACAACCGTCGAATGAGCGCGCTCACGTATTCCCGACCTCCATCGACCTCCAACGGCCAGTCGAAAAAATCCTGCTCGACAACACCAAAAATGCTTCGACTGGTGAAGATAGCGCCAGACAAAACGTCTTGAGGATCAAGGTCAGTGGTCTGCAAGCCGAGCACACAATGAGCAATGACCTCAGCTGAATTTACTAGGAGGGTGTGTTCGACAAAGAGTTCGTCGGTGTCTTCAAACTGGTTGCCAAGCGTCGATACGAGAAGCTTTGACCACAATGATCGCTTCATTCTGACAGTAGGCAAATCCTTATGGCGATCGTAGAGTGCGGCTATGGTCGCGCTATCGAGCGAGTGGGCGCTGCTGCCAGAGCCCAAACGAGCCCTGATTTCCTCCGTCGTAGCTGGAATGCTTTGCGCAGTTGCAAGCACGCCTTCCAGCCAAACCAACAGATTATCGAGACCATTCTCCGGTTCGCCCGTGTCGAACGATGCTACTTCGATAAAATCATCACCTGTCAGATGATGACAGGACCAAAGTACTCCGTCGGTTACAATGCCGACATATCGTGTGCCTGTGTCCGTAGTGCGAGTTTCAACATAACCACGAAGCTGCTCAATTGCTTCGGCCTTTGCTCGGTTCGTCGAGACGTTGCGCTTGATTTCAATAGCAGCGGTTCCAAGCTCGACGTCGATGCGTCGACCATCACCTACTTGTGCTTCGAGGTTTACAACGCGAAGGTCATCATCATCGAGTTCCAGCTGAGGTGCCAGCAAAAGCATTCGCACGTCGGCTTGTATTTCGGCCTCGGTTCGGCGGCTACCTCTGTTGCTCAGACGATGAAAAACTTCTGCTAGCACTTGATCCCCCAGGAAATGCCCACCTCGGTAGCCCCATCCGATAGGTTAGAGCAATTGGCGCAAGCATCTGTTCTGCGGAAACCGATGTCTCTCATGCAGCTATCGGTCAGAAGCCAAGGATCATGGTACTGCCATGCGCTCACAAATCGTGCAGCCGATTGCTTGGGACGCGGCATGTAGATTGTGATCATCGAGATGAGCATATCGGGAGGTAGTGCGCACATCCTTATGGCCGAGCAGCCTACCAATCATTGGAAGCGTCTCAGAGTTTCGCACTGCCAAGCTGGCATAGTTGTGCCTGATGTCGTGCAATCTCACATCCTCAATGCCCGCTTCGACCCTCAGCATGCGCCAGAACCATTCGATTGCAGAGACGGGCAGCACATCGAATTGGAAGACTCGCTCATGGCTCCTTCTACGCGGCAAGCGATCAATGACGGCCCTCGCCTCTTTGCCGAGCCATACGACACGTGGCCCAGTCTTTGTATCGGTCAGCTTGAGCTTACGGCCTTGAACCTCACCCCAAGCGAGATTGAGAATTTCGCCACGCCGACATCCTGTCAAAGCGAGAAGCGAAATGATCGCGACTTCGTTCGGCTTGTCCGCCCGATGCCGTGCAAGCGCCTCTCCAAGTCGAGACATTTCGGCCTGGCTCAGAAAACGTTCGATCTTTCGCCCCTTGTTACGCTTGACGCCACGAAAGGGATTTGAGTGCTCAGGCAGATAACCCCATGCCTCGGCCTTACCGAACATCGCCTTTAGGATTTCCATAGCGCGGTTGGCCGCGCCCGGCCCTGCCGAGCGCGTCAGCTTTGCATGCCAGCGCACGGCATCAGCATGGCTGATCTCGTCGATAAACTTTCCGGCGAACGCGTGTTCCAAGTGCGTTCGCCGGTAGATGTCGTGTATCTCAAGAGTGGATGGCTTCCAGGTTGGAGCCGCAACCTCCCAATAGTGCCGAAGAAAGGATGCATAGGTCGGCGTCCTCTTGCCGCGTTGCTTCTTGTCCGCCGGGTTCTGGCCCAGTTCGATCCTCAAAATTAGGCGGCGCGCAACATCCTTGGCGATCCGCTCGGTTAGAATGGCAGCATCGCCGATTGTAATGAGCCTCTGCTTGCCGCCCATCGTGCGCTGAAGAACGTAACTCTTCCTGCCTGATGGATGGATACGCTCACCAAAACCGGGAAGGACGTAGTCGAACTTTGTTCGGCGCTTCCCAGCATCACCCGGGACGATGCGCGCCAGCTCCTCGGCAAGGATACGCTTGAGGTCATAGCTGGTCATGCGTTCATCCCCATTGAGCTTGCGAGGCTGGTACAGATGCGGTCAGCGCTTTCCGAAATGACCTCGTCCGCGAGATGCGCGTATCGGGCCGTCGTTTCAGGAAGCGCATGGCCGAGCAGCTTGCCGATGGTCGCAAGCGGTATCCCTTTCGCTATGGCAACCGAAGCAAAGCTGTGACGGAGATCATGCAGGCGCACATCGGGCAAGGTTGCCTTGCGCCTGATCTTCTCCCAGTGCTGGCCTAGGTTGATCGGCACCTCGCGATACATTGCCGGGAATACGAGCTGATCGTCTCCGCGACGTTGCAGCCCATCGAGCACAGCGATT is part of the Qipengyuania profundimaris genome and encodes:
- a CDS encoding HNH endonuclease encodes the protein MAYIATAFVERIDPDEADPTHYYARVRDYLPFDDAVSYRDKDGRFAERFLREMARPGDAGRTLRGKSVRTLDGDDFVAIVNQGLSETLDPDNRIRLELDERYIDDATAALLADDFGERQIEQILVNKKIRAASFRNQVLDAYDSTCAVTGLRIMNGGGKAEAQAAHIWSVADGGPDVVPNGVALSATAHWLFDRHLITFDDNLCLLVSHNKVPSDLLKLFPPSGQKIRLPVDPRDHPRPDFVAKHRARFAGF
- the mobF gene encoding MobF family relaxase, producing the protein MLSVANVRSPSAAASYFAADNYYTGADADRSGTWVGKGAERLGLEGRVNAEQFDALLRGELPDGIQVGNAGQAHRPGTDLTFSLPKSWSLLALVGGDQRIIDAYREAVIETLRWAEKNAAQTRMGSQAGYGKVATDNLTIGLFQHDTNRNQEPNLHFHAVVANVTQGSDGKWRALRNDKLWSFNTLLNSMTMARFRLAVEKMGYEAEPVGKHGNFEAAGIAREQVMAFSTRREEVLDAVRQLGENTPKTRDIAVLDTRKSKAPVRDREGLLDAWRQKAQEVGIDLARLIDASQMRAATKDIPRSKEGSLLQRGIAKLREFAQRIKGDPTDPLIPAHVLKQDAPTIAAAQAVASAVRHLSQREAAFPREGLLKAALDFGLPTTVDHVETRVNALVRSGALEPGKGEHKGWLASREALDLESTILANVDQGRGAVLPILNRPDAAERVQAVAAINHGISLNEGQRNAASLVLSSRDRIVAIQGIAGAGKSSVMKPVAQLLREEGKQVLGLAVQNTLVQMLERDTGIRSMTIARFLAQWGRLLHEPGNATLLSEARSALGDHVLVLDEASMVSNEDKAKLVRLANLAEIHRLVLVGDKRQLGAVDAGKPFDLVQQAGIERANMDVNLRGRDPILRRAQAAAQEGRIDDALRALAPSTIEARGDSAIVAAEKWLSLSPADRDRTSIYASGRALRSAVNEAVQRGLKANGELGPRSGRLTIHSRVNVTHEELRYLRTYQRGMVLNFRSRDSTQKLSKGDYTVKTIDQARKQLVLEDRKGRLRNFNPARLRPGADDSRLSLFDRKSISIIEGDKIRWTDNDHKRGLFNADQARIVAIDTKGVLVETSAGKELRLSRGDPMLKRMDLAYALNAHMAQGLTSDRGIAVMDSRERNLANRQTFLVTVTRLRDGLTLIADNAEKLGRAIKSNSGEKASAFEVTQRLKAAAAKGLSQDKDVGSASPASDKPELMKERVKPFEIGI
- a CDS encoding type IV secretion system DNA-binding domain-containing protein — encoded protein: MKHNLLNFTRGSQLLGHFGFMFAAGLKGPLIVTGLVAVGTCYWEVRSALSDHQIYLVWMHIYASLYAFMEFDPAKLVNLELLDGERVGLPFGIVREFPPMREAVEAFRTAVKQGLLVSAVLLIPAVVFFWWFAERFGGRSKERKHERGAMLVSLDELEEEIERHNKAFRAEELGRKFGWKWRLASSSALAEAGHYQPARLAGVSWPWRLEQSHAMLIGTTGTGKTVALTELVAEARERGQRAVIFDLTGAFIEAFYDPARDIILNPVDVRCPLWSVFNDCTTEAEFHAAAEALVPHDGGGSEQFWVLAARMLFVEMCLHLARTGATTNEALARRLMTADLSEVHKLMRGTMADPLTAPEAARMAESIRAVFNANAKVLKLLPSSGPRFSVRHWVKGDCQAGSILFLSARYVDMSISSQLLTLWLDTAMNTLMTLERTQDLRMWFLIDELGALHRLPALEKGLQTARNFGGAIVTGVHAFAKLKEVYGENMAMTLSSLARTKLILATADRETATWCSDFIGHRQVRDMEEGYSYGYNNARDAVSLTPRRQIEPLLLPDQFMNLPRLSAYIKFPDGFPAAPVSLIPRTRGRIAEGFIAREKPLIKPGQGPAAMTPQAKPGSKPNDEHPASNDDGAGKPVDTKQLKLDLEGQRRVADEPQDRQEPVPLEKLNAGRAAGDLGAETRSDTHLDAGPTLPLAAVQTGEDAPAMGAEQHPSEPGTAGDDAAGKGGSTPQARAVTSGHQSLTPVEKDLREGAVADPPEKDFGEFEPDM